A region from the Sorex araneus isolate mSorAra2 chromosome 6, mSorAra2.pri, whole genome shotgun sequence genome encodes:
- the CARS1 gene encoding cysteine--tRNA ligase, cytoplasmic isoform X2 — MAGSTGDQGKGRRAQPQWSPPAGSEPCKLRLYNSLTRSKDVFVPQHGRKVTWYSCGPTVYDAAHMGHARSYISFDILRRVMRDYFGYDVFYCMNITDIDDKIIRRARQNHLFEQYREQQPPAPQLLADVRAALQPFLAKLRDTSDPDKRQMLERLQQAVALATEALDTALQAPLAAEETASRAQVLLEQAKDLLSDWLDSRLGSAVTDNSIFSQLPKFWEGEFHRDMAALNVLPPDVLTRVSEYVPEIVDFVQKIVDNGYGYVSNGSVYFDTAKFAASEKHSYGKLVPEAVGDQKALQEGEGDLSVSAERLSEKRSPSDFALWKASKPGEPAWPCPWGKGRPGWHIECSAMASALLGSSMDIHGGGFDLRFPHHDNELAQSEAYFENDCWVRYFLHTGHLTIAGCKMSKSLKNFITIQDALKKHSARQLRLAFLMHSWKDTLDYSDNTMDSALQYEKFMNEFFLNVKDVLRAPADLAGQFEKWEAEEAELNRSFFDKKAAVHEALCDNVDTRTALEEMRALVGQCNLYMAARKAARRRPSRALLESVALYLTRMLKIFGAIEEESSLGFPVGGAGTSLNLEATVMPYLQVLSEFREGVRSIAREKKVLEVLQLSDALRDDILPELGVRLEDHEGLPTVVKLVDRDTLLKEREEKRRAEEEKRKKKEETARKKQEQEAARLARMRVPPSEMFLPESDKYSKFDENVLLVCPRTTRRAKSSARGRPRS, encoded by the exons ATGGCGGGTTCCACCGGGGATCAGG GAAAGGGCCGCCGGGCACAGCCCCAGTGGAGCCCCCCGGCCGGGTCGGAGCCATGCAAGCTGCGACTGTACAACAGCCTCACGAGGAGCAAG GACGTGTTTGTCCCCCAGCACGGGCGGAAGGTCACGTGGTACAGCTGCGGCCCGACCGTGTATGATGCGGCGCACATGGGCCACGCCAG GTCCTACATCTCCTTCGACATCCTGCGGCGGGTGATGCGCGACTATTTCGGGTACGACGTCTTCTACTGCATGAACATCACGGACATCGACGACAAG ATCATCAGGCGGGCCCGCCAGAACCACCTGTTTGAGCAGTACCGGGAGCAGCAGCCCCCCGCGCCCCAGCTCCTGGCCGATGTCCGTGCGGCCCTGCAG CCGTTCTTGGCCAAGCTCCGCGACACCTCGGACCCGGACAAGAGGCAGATGCTGGAGCGGCTGCAGCAGGCCGTGGCGCTGGCCACGGAGGCCCTGGACACGGCGCTGCAGGCCCCGCTGGCCGCCGAGGAGACCGCCAGCCGTGCACAG GTGCTCCTGGAGCAGGCCAAGGACCTGCTGTCCGACTGGCTGGACTCCAGGCTGGGCAGCGCCGTGACCGACAACTCCATCTTCTCCCAGCTGCCCAAGTTCTGGGAGGGCGAGTTCCACAGGGACATGGCGGCCCTGAAC GTGCTCCCCCCGGACGTCCTGACCCGAGTCAGTGAGTATGTGCCGGAGATCGTGGACTTCGTCCAGAAGATCGTGGACAACGGCTACGG ctACGTGTCCAACGGCTCCGTCTACTTCGACACGGCCAAGTTCGCAGCCAGCGAGAAGCACAGCTACGGCAAGCTGGTGCCGGAAGCCGTGGGGGACCAGAAGGCCCTGCAGGAGGGGGAAG GTGACCTGAGCGTGTCCGCCGAGCGCCTGAGTGAGAAGCGTTCCCCCAGTGACTTCGCGCTCTGGAAGGCCTCCAAGCCCGGGGAGCCCGCCTGGCCGTGCCCCTGGGGCAAG GGCCGGCCCGGGTGGCACATCGAATGCTCCGCCATGGCCAGCGCCCTCCTGGGCTCCTCCATGGACATCCACGGAGGGGGCTTCGACCTCCGCTTCCCCCACCACGACAACGAGCTGGCGCAGTCAGAG GCCTACTTCGAAAACGACTGCTGGGTGCGGTACTTCCTGCACACGGGCCACCTGACCATCGCTGGCTGCAAGATGTCCAAGTCGCTGAAGAACTTCATCACCATCCAGGACGCCCTGAAGAAGCACTCAG CCCGGCAGCTCCGCCTGGCCTTCCTCATGCACTCCTGGAAGGACACGCTGGACTACTCGGACAACACCATGGACTCGGCGCTTCAGTACGAGAAGTTCATGAAC GAATTTTTCTTGAATGTGAAAGACGTCCTCCGCGCCCCTGCTGACCTCGCCGGCCAGTTTGAGAAGTGGGAGGCCGAGGAGGCTGAGCTGAACCGCAG CTTCTTCGACAAGAAGGCGGCGGTCCACGAGGCCCTGTGTGACAATGTGGACACACGCACGGCGCTGGAGGAGATGCGGGCGCTGGTGGGCCAGTGCAACCTCTACATGGCGGCCCGGAAGGCCGCGCGCAGGAGGCCCAGCCGGGCCCTGCTGGAGAGCGTCGCCCTGTACCTCACCCGCATGCTGAAG ATCTTTGGGGCCATTGAGGAGGAGAGCTCCCTGGGGTTCCCGGTCGGCGGGGCCGGCACCAGCCTGAAC CTCGAGGCCACGGTGATGCCGTACCTGCAGGTGCTGTCGGAGTTCAGGGAAGGGGTGCGGAGCATCGCCCGAGAGAAGAAGG TGCTGGAGGTCCTACAGCTCAGTGATGCCCTGCGAGATGACATCCTGCCCGAGCTGGGTGTGCGCTTGGAGGACCATGAAG GCCTGCCCACGGTGGTCAAGCTGGTGGACAGGGACACCTTgctgaaggagagagaagagaagaggagg GCTGAGGAGGAGAAgcggaagaagaaagaggagacagccaggaagaagcaggagcaggag GCGGCCAGGCTGGCCCGGATGAGGGTCCCGCCCAGCGAGATGTTCCTGCCGGAGAGCGACAAGTACTCCAAGTTCGACGAGAAC GTGCTTCT GGTCTGCCCACGCACGACGCGGAGGGCAAAGAGCTCAGCAAGGGGCAGGCCAAGAAGCTGA
- the CARS1 gene encoding cysteine--tRNA ligase, cytoplasmic isoform X1, with amino-acid sequence MAGSTGDQGKGRRAQPQWSPPAGSEPCKLRLYNSLTRSKDVFVPQHGRKVTWYSCGPTVYDAAHMGHARSYISFDILRRVMRDYFGYDVFYCMNITDIDDKIIRRARQNHLFEQYREQQPPAPQLLADVRAALQPFLAKLRDTSDPDKRQMLERLQQAVALATEALDTALQAPLAAEETASRAQVLLEQAKDLLSDWLDSRLGSAVTDNSIFSQLPKFWEGEFHRDMAALNVLPPDVLTRVSEYVPEIVDFVQKIVDNGYGYVSNGSVYFDTAKFAASEKHSYGKLVPEAVGDQKALQEGEGDLSVSAERLSEKRSPSDFALWKASKPGEPAWPCPWGKGRPGWHIECSAMASALLGSSMDIHGGGFDLRFPHHDNELAQSEAYFENDCWVRYFLHTGHLTIAGCKMSKSLKNFITIQDALKKHSARQLRLAFLMHSWKDTLDYSDNTMDSALQYEKFMNEFFLNVKDVLRAPADLAGQFEKWEAEEAELNRSFFDKKAAVHEALCDNVDTRTALEEMRALVGQCNLYMAARKAARRRPSRALLESVALYLTRMLKIFGAIEEESSLGFPVGGAGTSLNLEATVMPYLQVLSEFREGVRSIAREKKVLEVLQLSDALRDDILPELGVRLEDHEGLPTVVKLVDRDTLLKEREEKRRAEEEKRKKKEETARKKQEQEAARLARMRVPPSEMFLPESDKYSKFDENGLPTHDAEGKELSKGQAKKLKKLFDTQEKLHREYLQMVQSGSLK; translated from the exons ATGGCGGGTTCCACCGGGGATCAGG GAAAGGGCCGCCGGGCACAGCCCCAGTGGAGCCCCCCGGCCGGGTCGGAGCCATGCAAGCTGCGACTGTACAACAGCCTCACGAGGAGCAAG GACGTGTTTGTCCCCCAGCACGGGCGGAAGGTCACGTGGTACAGCTGCGGCCCGACCGTGTATGATGCGGCGCACATGGGCCACGCCAG GTCCTACATCTCCTTCGACATCCTGCGGCGGGTGATGCGCGACTATTTCGGGTACGACGTCTTCTACTGCATGAACATCACGGACATCGACGACAAG ATCATCAGGCGGGCCCGCCAGAACCACCTGTTTGAGCAGTACCGGGAGCAGCAGCCCCCCGCGCCCCAGCTCCTGGCCGATGTCCGTGCGGCCCTGCAG CCGTTCTTGGCCAAGCTCCGCGACACCTCGGACCCGGACAAGAGGCAGATGCTGGAGCGGCTGCAGCAGGCCGTGGCGCTGGCCACGGAGGCCCTGGACACGGCGCTGCAGGCCCCGCTGGCCGCCGAGGAGACCGCCAGCCGTGCACAG GTGCTCCTGGAGCAGGCCAAGGACCTGCTGTCCGACTGGCTGGACTCCAGGCTGGGCAGCGCCGTGACCGACAACTCCATCTTCTCCCAGCTGCCCAAGTTCTGGGAGGGCGAGTTCCACAGGGACATGGCGGCCCTGAAC GTGCTCCCCCCGGACGTCCTGACCCGAGTCAGTGAGTATGTGCCGGAGATCGTGGACTTCGTCCAGAAGATCGTGGACAACGGCTACGG ctACGTGTCCAACGGCTCCGTCTACTTCGACACGGCCAAGTTCGCAGCCAGCGAGAAGCACAGCTACGGCAAGCTGGTGCCGGAAGCCGTGGGGGACCAGAAGGCCCTGCAGGAGGGGGAAG GTGACCTGAGCGTGTCCGCCGAGCGCCTGAGTGAGAAGCGTTCCCCCAGTGACTTCGCGCTCTGGAAGGCCTCCAAGCCCGGGGAGCCCGCCTGGCCGTGCCCCTGGGGCAAG GGCCGGCCCGGGTGGCACATCGAATGCTCCGCCATGGCCAGCGCCCTCCTGGGCTCCTCCATGGACATCCACGGAGGGGGCTTCGACCTCCGCTTCCCCCACCACGACAACGAGCTGGCGCAGTCAGAG GCCTACTTCGAAAACGACTGCTGGGTGCGGTACTTCCTGCACACGGGCCACCTGACCATCGCTGGCTGCAAGATGTCCAAGTCGCTGAAGAACTTCATCACCATCCAGGACGCCCTGAAGAAGCACTCAG CCCGGCAGCTCCGCCTGGCCTTCCTCATGCACTCCTGGAAGGACACGCTGGACTACTCGGACAACACCATGGACTCGGCGCTTCAGTACGAGAAGTTCATGAAC GAATTTTTCTTGAATGTGAAAGACGTCCTCCGCGCCCCTGCTGACCTCGCCGGCCAGTTTGAGAAGTGGGAGGCCGAGGAGGCTGAGCTGAACCGCAG CTTCTTCGACAAGAAGGCGGCGGTCCACGAGGCCCTGTGTGACAATGTGGACACACGCACGGCGCTGGAGGAGATGCGGGCGCTGGTGGGCCAGTGCAACCTCTACATGGCGGCCCGGAAGGCCGCGCGCAGGAGGCCCAGCCGGGCCCTGCTGGAGAGCGTCGCCCTGTACCTCACCCGCATGCTGAAG ATCTTTGGGGCCATTGAGGAGGAGAGCTCCCTGGGGTTCCCGGTCGGCGGGGCCGGCACCAGCCTGAAC CTCGAGGCCACGGTGATGCCGTACCTGCAGGTGCTGTCGGAGTTCAGGGAAGGGGTGCGGAGCATCGCCCGAGAGAAGAAGG TGCTGGAGGTCCTACAGCTCAGTGATGCCCTGCGAGATGACATCCTGCCCGAGCTGGGTGTGCGCTTGGAGGACCATGAAG GCCTGCCCACGGTGGTCAAGCTGGTGGACAGGGACACCTTgctgaaggagagagaagagaagaggagg GCTGAGGAGGAGAAgcggaagaagaaagaggagacagccaggaagaagcaggagcaggag GCGGCCAGGCTGGCCCGGATGAGGGTCCCGCCCAGCGAGATGTTCCTGCCGGAGAGCGACAAGTACTCCAAGTTCGACGAGAAC GGTCTGCCCACGCACGACGCGGAGGGCAAAGAGCTCAGCAAGGGGCAGGCCAAGAAGCTGAAGAAGCTCTTCGACACGCAGGAGAAGCTGCACAGGGAGTATCTGCAGATGGTCCAGAGCGGGAGCCTCAAGTGA